The following proteins are encoded in a genomic region of Magnolia sinica isolate HGM2019 chromosome 1, MsV1, whole genome shotgun sequence:
- the LOC131245385 gene encoding protein FAR1-RELATED SEQUENCE 5-like, whose protein sequence is MGGKLPKAIITDQDPAIAAAIASVFPNTEHRLCMWHIVQKLPEKLGKVINENPSFNTDWRNCVYMCDQEAEFDALWSKMIVDYNLEENKWLQDLYTIRKMWIPAYVKKTFYAGMSTTQRSEGMNAFFDYFVSHKSTLLEFAEGYDRALQKRRHNELKSDCDTLYSIPVAITSIDIEIEMAKIYTREVFYDFQVEVKASALLVNKLVVREGPLSKYNIFDYRRNDKMYTIIWNHDERFGSCTCQSFEFRGIVCRHLLVVFKEESIIKMPFHYILKRWTRNAKEKNKSDSTPLSSNIDESTILGRNKMSRMMNYLINEGTRTPKIMEPVLSALEDLVANVRQKCGVEEETSIDKNVEGGESNLLFNAHSKNSYVVLDPMVVSTKGRTSKRFKSGREESSKLCRGCNKWVIGHDKRNCPIYNQLDNASEEARYIFFSCIFI, encoded by the coding sequence ATGGGTGGGAAGCTTCCAAAGGCCATAATCACAGATCAGGATCCAGCAATTGCTGCTGCAATTGCAAGTGTATTTCCAAATACCGAGCATAGGTTGTGTATGTGGCACATTGTTCAGAAGCTTCCAGAGAAGTTAGGTAAAGTAATTAATGAGAACCCATCATTCAACACTGATTGGAGAAATTGTGTATATATGTGCGATCAGGAAGCCGAATTTGATGCATTATGGTCGAAAATGATTGTAGATTATAATCTTGAAGAAAATAAATGGTTACAAGATTTGTACACAATACGTAAAATGTGGATTCCAGCTTATGTCAAGAAAACATTTTATGCAGGGATGTCAACGACACAACGGAGTGAAGGTATGAATGCCTTCTTTGATTATTTTGTAAGTCATAAGTCAACGTTATTAGAATTTGCAGAAGGATATGATCGCGCTTTACAAAAACGTCGGCATAATGAGTTGAAATCAGATTGTGACACTTTATATAGTATACCTGTAGCAATAACCTCGATTGATATTGAAATAGAGATGGCAAAAATTTATACAAGAGAAGTATTTTATGACTTTCAAGTAGAGGTGAAGGCAAGTGCTTTACTTGTTAATAAGTTGGTAGTAAGGGAAGGACCATTAAGTAAATATAATATATTCGACTATAGAAGGAATGATAAAATGTATACAATTATTTGGAACCATGATGAACGGTTCGGTTCTTGTACTTGTCAGAGCTTCGAATTTCGTGGGATTGTTTGCAGGCATTTATTAGTTGTGTTCAAGGAAGAATCCATCATAAAAATGCCTTTTCATTATATACTTAAAAGGTGGACACGAAAtgcgaaagaaaaaaataaaagtgaCTCAACTCCTCTGTCTTCAAACATTGATGAGTCAACCATCTTGGGGCGCAATAAAATGTCTCGTATGATGAACTATTTAATAAATGAAGGAACGAGGACTCCAAAAATAATGGAACCTGTGTTATCAGCTTTAGAAGATTTGGTTGCAAATGTTCGTCAAAAATGTGGAGTCGAAGAAGAAACCAGTATTGACAAGAATGTTGagggtggtgaaagcaatctattGTTCAATGCACATTCTAAGAACTCTTACGTAGTACTTGATCCGATGGTTGTTAGTACTAAAGGCCGAACGAGTAAAAGATTTAAATCTGGCAGGGAGGAGAGTAGTAAGTTATGTCGTGGGTGTAACAAGTGGGTTATTGGGCATGATAAACGAAATTGTCCTATATATAACCAACTTGATAATGCATCTGAAGAAGCCaggtatatatttttttcttgtatttttatttga